Within Telopea speciosissima isolate NSW1024214 ecotype Mountain lineage chromosome 8, Tspe_v1, whole genome shotgun sequence, the genomic segment CAAGTCAAATCCACTGATTTGCTAATTCTGATATAGTTTGAGAAATAAAAAGTGACCAAATGTGAAAATTCTGCTAAATCTGTGTATCTAGGCtttatttggtatgatttatgttTGTATCTATATCTTGTTCCAAACTAACTTGGTAAGTTTGTCATGTGTTTTTTCTCATAGGGGGAGGAAATCACACACAAAGCCCAAACTTGGTAAGTTCGTCcagtgtttttaaaaaaaaaaaaaccaaattcaaTCACACGAACAGAAGGCAAATGTAATTCTGAGTAAACTGAGAAATTTCACTGTAATTACAACTTATATaagctctctcttctccttgttCACTAGTGGTTTCCAATGTTGCTAGCCTATGAGTAAGAATAATTGATTTGTGTACACAAATCACAAAGACAATGGATCATCTTCACTTAATTAGTACAGGTGAACGTAGATGTGAGAGGTAATTActtgtcctttttgttttcattaataCCCTTTTTATCCTTATAAATAGCAAAAATGGGATAAGTGGCGTAACTCTCACACGTATGTGTATGATAATTGGACTCAATCACAAATAGGTGGTTTGTAATTTATTCTAATTTAAGAAGACGGTGAGAAATAACTTAGTTTAATCTGGACCAATCTCTACAACCATGcactcttctttcatcttcgTCCTATCTCTTCTTTCTCGTCCTTCTCATTCTAACCCAAATCTATTATATTTCTACAACAAGTAGGGATCATCGGCTTTGATCATGCCACTAGGCATTTGATTAGGACATTACACAATGATCCGAACACTTTGTCTCATCTCTTCGATACGGATACAGTAACGATCATAGCGATCTCCTCTGGTACCTACATACCTCTGGTACGAACTGGTACGTCAGGATCCGATTGGTCATGAACATCGTAAGGTGTTGCTCTTCGCAAATCCCAGCATACCCCTGGTTGGGATGGGTAGGCCCACCACTTCACTTTCACTTAGGCCAGGGCCAAGTCAGTGGGGGACCCTGTCGGACTCCTTCCCCCCAAAACAAATTGTACGTGCTTTTGGAACAAGACCGGGGCGCCATAGGGAGCCTTAGATGGACGAATGAAGCCAGCATCAAGTAAATCCTTCAATTGCTTCCTTAGCTCTTTTAACTCCGGTGGTGACATCCAGTAAGGTGCCATGGCTGCTGGCTGGGCACTGGGCTCCAGCTCGATGGCATGATCCACCTCCCTCCTAGGTGGCCCTGCTATGTCCTTTTGAAAAATGGATGAAACTACAGAATAGCTCCGAAAATTGACCTAGAGAAACAAATGGTGTCCAGAAATAAAAGGGCTCAAGCCTGGGATAGAGCGATCCATCCGTATaattcaataataaataaaaattggatcATAAATAAGATAAATAGAGCATTCTTTTGGAACATTCTAAGATGGTATTGTAACTTATCAAACAAGTCCCTTCATCAAGACTTGTAGTATTAGGTTAGTCAAGCAAGTCTGAATAACAAGCAAGATACATTGCACCAATGCAAAGATTCAACTTTACACCCCTCtattttcaattattattaCTCTCTGACCCAGCCCGTTAGTGTTCGTCTCTTAAGTGGTGATATGTGAAAGAATATTGTGTCCAAAATAATGCATGTAATATGACCTTTTTATCCTTATAAGGATGAGAGGCacctttcattttttaattttttggaaaaaaagagtttgtattaataaaataattattataGGGAAATTACATTTGGATCTAGCCTATGCGATGTGACAGAGCAGGGCCGCACACGTAATGACCGCCGGACAGCTGAGTCGTAGATGATCTGCATTGATTACATTCTGGTATAAAAGGATGAAGGGCACCCTTTCATTTCATCATTTCTTACTCTGACATCACATTGCAGATTTCTGAATGGGATCCATGGGATCCATCTATTCATCTTTTCTCTGCGGCGGTGAAGGCTTCTTCGGTTGGGATTCATGACTTTCATCTCTAGGCGGAGCTGTCACTGCAACTTCACCGACCATCCTGCTGCCAAAACAATTCCAATTCAGATGGAACTGATGATGACATGAGATGATGTATGTGATtcgaaaagaaaagaactgaAATTTGGAATTTTTGTGAAATCTCGCGATGCCCTGGAATTCCATTGGTgaagtgatgttaaacatcgAACCCGTCGTCGATGTCTAAGATGGGGTCTTTGAGGTTGCATGCATTGAAAACTTGCTCAATGACTTGGATCACTGAATCTTGACTTGGTGGATAGAGAGAGAACACTGCACAGTAAGAAttcaagtttatttttttttccctcccaaAACCCATGAATGAAATGGGTTTCAGATACTTTGTAAGTTCTTTTTCTGGAGAATGCAAAATGCAGAGATCACATACTAAAAGTATATAATTTGGAGGATTGCAGAGATTAAAGGGTAacaaccttctcccaatctctctttctttccaatTTTCTCCCCCTTACCTGTCTCTTTCAAATTCTCTTTTTGCTCTCAGTTTTTTCTCTCCGTTGTCCCATTTCTTCTACCAACTCCAACTAgagaaaaaccaagaaaagcCTGAAAAAAcgccctttcttctttcttctccctaaTTGCACAAAACCAGAATTTCAGAAGCCCTTAAAATGATGAAGACGATCAGATAAGAAATCAGAAAACCCAGAGCCCTTTCCAAAACCAGCAGAAGAAACTCCCAACCCAAGAATTGCAGAAATCAAAACCGGTAgaaccaaaaaccctagaacctTCTCGTTTTGGGTTTTCCATTTCAGATCTCAGGAAttaaattttatgaatttttaaaattccCATCTCACATGACGGTTCTATGATGTTGGTAGACATTTTTATGATGTTCGATTCATCGCtggtcatcatcatcatcatctctggCAAGACACTCTTTTCGACTTGTGGAGCTCTGAATATAGCGGAACACCAATTGTTATGCTTTAATCATTAATTGCTAAACTAAATTATAATGGTTAATATGTTCATGATTATTTTTATAGATCATTATCCACACAATATTAGCAAAATTAGAGTAACTGAATATCAAAGCTTTTTTGACGAAGCTACTTCTACTTTTAAAAAACAATTCACAGTCTTGCAACTGAAAGTATTGATCGGTTTCAGTGTATCTCATGGTCAAAATGAGAgctttcattcttttcttcttaaaacttcaAAATGATATTGCTACACAATAGTGAATCAGTACTTGCTATAGCAATAATAAGATGTAATTGATCATCTTTTATTTGGAATAGTATGACCCCAAAAAGATACAAATAACTTACAAATTTAGTTTCCTCCAACATCGCACTTAGTAAATAACTCATAAAAATCTGGACATTCGaagttcaaaaaaataaaaaaaatactcaattaCTCTAGTTCTTTACAATGTGGAAAAGGTTAtatgttataaaaaaaaaactataaatagcTTTTCTTTCCATAGATCGGCATAACTTATGGTGTGACTCATCATGCAAAAGATAGTTATAATTAAAAGAGAACATAAATTGTGTATATCAAAACATTAATAGCTAgcatgtaagggtgtcaatgttTCCTGAGTACCGAAATCGTTTCGTACTGAATTATCTATACCAAACCGTACTGAATAAATTCaatatggtatcgatatgagATATCTATACCGAGTCGGTATTTGGTACGGTATCGATAGCGTTAagctcctctccaatgaggtaTCCAATGGCTGGACCGGCTGGCACACATCCCGGCATACGCTCAATGGTGTGTGCCAACCatcccagccattggatgctcattgggcaTTCCCTGGGCAACGCGTTCATTGGATAGGAGCTGGATCCGTATTGGTATGGGCATAACATTTAACATCATatcataccgataccataccaAATACCTATACCAAATAATATCGAATCGATTCAATACAATATCGATATGAGATACCTGTACCGAATCAATATTCAATATAGTATTGGTATGGGGTATATGTGCAATTTACCGTATTGATTGACATCCTTACTAGCATGTAGTGTAGCATGTAATCAGTATCATGACTTCAACATTTCATCATATTCATTTGAATGGtgcaaaacaaattttaataATAGGTCCAATGGAATGGCTCAACTATTTAAAATTCGTGTGATGATACACTtaacaaaatggaaaaatttCTTCTGAAACCCACAACATTTTAGTAAATGGTATCGATATGATGTTGTATCAATCTAAACCGACAACAATATCGATACTGGTTGGTCGTATCAGATTGGACCAGAACATTggatcccaaaaaagtactaatATCAtcattttttaaccattttaccggatctggctcctctccagcgcactTGTGCGCCGGATGGGGTCCAGTGCACATCGTGCGGCTGGGGGGCTCCGATCTACACCATCACATTCATCCCGATGCAGTGGCAtgtggatcgaggcctcccGAGCTGGACAATGTACGCTGGACATCGTCCCACGtgggagaggagctcaatcccatTTTACCCTCTGACAATATCGATACCACCAATCCCTATTGATACTGTAGAACTTTAGATAACTCACAAACTACAGATCAAAACAGCACCAAAGTTGGGTCAAGTTAGGCTCTAGGGTAGGCCTATAATTCCCCACAGTATCACAGCAAACAGCCCAAGGTTTTGGGTTCAATCGAAGATCAACTATATGCTGTAAGTAGACCTAAAACAAAGCATACAGAGAAGGTATAAAACTGAAAGGGCCGATGTTCTGTGTGCAGTAGCGCAGTCCatgtccagacacatgggtctgccattcagggggagtagggtggtcattttgcccacccccatgtgtctgggcgtagcctgcacccccgacacagagaacatttaaCCTTAACAAAATCAGGTACAAGATCTTCCCAATAAGTACTGATGTCGAGTAGAacagaaaacaagaagaagaaaaacctaTCTCAAGCTGAGCAGTCTTACattgtttatatttatatagaaATAAAATAGCCAAATTTGAAATGTTTTGAAATTAAATATACCATAATGCAAGAATCATTACAAACCGtaatattgatttgatttcattttccttgatttcccttgcaaccaatcAAACTAACAAGAATAACCATGTGTACAAATTCTCTTCTTCAGTCCAATCAAAGGTCAGACAACGTAGATGAAGAAATTACCCCTTCACCAAGGGTTACAAGAAACAAGTcctaatcaaatttttttttttgtacaactATGGTTATTAATATCACGATACCAATACATTTTGATCCTAATTGGACAGTGTTGCCttcaattttaataataataaaaaaaaaacagattttccCTTAGTTGTTTGGTTGTAAGGACAATTTAAACGGAAGGGTAGAGAAATTTTCAaaactaccaaaaaaaaaaaaaaaaaaaaacttgtggAATCATTACTCCATGTATATCACAAACTCCAAATCATaccatatttgattattaaatttcaatTTACTTTACATCCATTTCTCCTtggtttaaaaataaaataaatattacatttaaaatgtatcattactaaataagataaaaaatttatttaatttttacaaTAAAatagataatgattacaaaagtttctttttcccttttgaataatttccctttcccttccccttccccttcctttaATTTCTCTTCCAACCAAACGTAACCTTATAAACCGTTCTACCAATACAGGATCAGCCAAATATCAGTACTGGCCTACTGGCCTCGGCTGATACCAATACAGCCGATCTGATACCAATATTTGATTCCATGTGCACAACTGCTTCAAACAcaacccctcccctcccccccattTTTGTGGATTCGTGAGGATTCTTCTTTGCACCACATGATAACTGCTTTGGCTGTTATCCACAGATCGATTTCCATAAATGTAATGAACGATCACAGCCTACCTATTGTATAATCACAATGAAGAAAGCTACACTATTCCACTATTGTCTGAATACTTAAGGTGCTGCAATAAGATGTCTGACAACAATGGATGAAAAATTGGAGCAGCAACttcattatttcatttactGTGTGAACAAATGAATGATTAAGGACTTTCGACAAACTAGATTAGTGATAAAGAAAATATCATTAGACATCAGGTACCCTTATCTCTAGAATGTCAGCAGTCATTTAGAAGGCAGGGTTTTGAGATCAATTTCATTTAGAAAAGAAGGAACAATAACCGCCTGCTGAACAACAAAGCCAGCCTTCTGGCAAGCATCTTCAAGAAGCTTCACTTGTGAAGGCCCATCTGGACAAAATGCAATTACAGCTCCTCCACTTCCAGTAAATTTTGAAGCTGCTCCCACCCTTCTGGCTACTTCCACCATCTCTATATTCAGAGAACCGAGTGCATCATCTCCAAACATCTGCCTGTGTTACACACGAACACTGAAATTTAGTAATATGAACACCAAAGAGAAGGGTGTGTGGAGGACACAACCAACCAAGACTGTCAATCAAATGTACATGGCCAAATGGGTGTAGCTGGGGGCATCTTAAATAGGTGCTAACTGATGGTAACTAATGTTTACATATACCTCAAAATTCTGGAtgtaatagaattttttttttaccttcgAAGTTCAAAATTACGATTAATAAGTTCTGCGAGTCTGGTGTAGTCCTTTTCAAGTAAGGCTGTACGGCCTTCGAAAGCAACATTTGCAACTTCTGTCATTGATGATATTATAAACTCATCACCGTCAAGCCACCTTTTACAAACAGTACTATGTACCTGCTTTGACAagtattttattaaataaaaaatagaaaactaatATATGTGTTACAACAGAATGATAACCAGTTACCAAAATGTAAAAAAGTaagcttcccccccccccccccaagcccCCTTTTAGGGGACCCAAAGTGACAAGTGGAACCATGCATTATCTAGATTCTTAGAGCCAAAGCTCCAAATATTTTGAAGACAATCATAATATCCAAGCACGGGATGATTAGATGATTTTTCTTGATTCACTCTTCAATCTAGAAGATCAAACAATACGACCCTCCCCAAAAATATCACATCATGCCACATTAATAATTAGGCAGAATTTGTAGTATGGCCAACTCCCAACACAAGCACTCCCTGATGAATGTTATGCAGCAACCAAAAACTTCTGTGATGATGTTTTGCGGGACATTAGCTTTTTCAGTGGCGATCTTTCTGGTTAGGTGTCAAAACTTAGAAGTGCACATATTAGTCCAAAGACTAAGCATGAGAACACCTAAAACAGATAAAGCCCCAGTTATGGACACCCATTACAAGGCAGATCTGTGCAACTTCTGAGTATAAAAAATAAGTTAAGAGAGATTAGGAAGACAATAACAGAACCCAACCTTCCCAGAATCACTCGGATTTTCAGCATAAATGAGAtagagaggaggaagaacacTGACATCCATGGGTGTATAAATGCCATGCCCCAAGTCATCCATATGTTCCTTGCTAAAATCCTGCAAgatatcaaatttgaaattggTAATTGGGAAAATATAATCGAATGCCAATTAGGTGTCTGTATCacaatttaaatattttgtacCATGTAAACAAGTCCCCCATAGACCTGTGCAACCCGGTCTTGAAGACCAGCAACAATTCCAAGCTGCTTCTCCGCATCAAGAATAAGGTTAGGCCTGATCTCAACTTTAACCAGATGCCGGACTTTATAGAAGTCAAGGAGGCAATTCAAGGCAGCACATACAATGGCACTGGAACCTGAAAGTCCTGTCTGAAGAGTGAAAATGTTAAGCCATACTTCATCCATCTGATggataataaataaacaaaggcACTCAAATGAGCTCCTGAGAGAAAATATTATCCTAATATAGAATAAGACTACACATGCTATTAAAAATGACAAATGTGATTAAAACCTAGAATACAAGTTCCACCGATCAAATCATATctgagaggaagaaaaaagtaAATAATAATGAAGGAAGATAAACATTTCAAGTAACATACTATTTAAAATGTCTAAACTGTATgggatttgcaaaagaaaatcaaataacaAATTGTGCAGCTTTGAGACGCAATCATATCTATGTTCTATAATAGAAAGAGGAATGTCTTAGAGGGTCCATTTTCTTTGCTTGAGTGACTCGTGCGAAAGccgctgatcgtagaccacccttcGTTTGCTCCATTTGTGATTGTAGACCACCGTCCGTTTGCTGGAATACAAAGAGAGAACGAGCCATAAAGAGTGGAGTCAGGAAGCAAGCACGCAAGAAAGCCGTTGTTCCCCTGCAAGTTGTTTTGTTTGCCTTCCCTGTCGCTATTGCCTGCAAACCCCCTCATTTGGTTGATCAGTCTACGTCtatccattgtgaccaagtggtcatgggttcgattctctggaaacagcctctctgcaaagcagaggtaaggctgtgtacattatgaccctccccagaccccacagtggcgggagcttcgtgcactgggtatgcccttttaatGTCTTAATTTATTCCCACCATAATGCCAGCTAGTGGATTGGCCAAATAGACACATATGGGGAAGGGGGCATGCTTTGCAATGTGCAAACAGAAAACTGAAACAGGAATTGATCTATTTGTGGCTTGAACATGTGCATAAAGAAGAAATATATATTAATTGGATAGATATATCATCTGCATTCAAACTTTAATTGAGATTCCAACAGTAAAAAATCATTTATCAAAAGACCTATCCTGATTTCTAAAAGAAAGACATAACCTGATAtccaaaagaaagataaatatgCTATAACATCTAGTCAAAAGAGAGATAAACATGCTATGACATCTAGTGACAGCAGGTAATACTTTTTCAATTTCACGCAGAGCACTTTTTAAACTGCAAATCTGCAAATAGAGTTGATCATATGATGCTTGAGCTTGTAAACTTGACTACTGATAAAGTTTCAGATACAAGGTCGGTTTGGTTCAGTTGCCACATTACAGATGAATGAACAAAAGGTAGAAGTAACCCTGTTCTTTTTTTGCTTAGAAGGTAGAAGGAAACATAATTTAATTGGTACTAAAAGACAAAGTGGGTGATTTCACAGAGACGATCCCTGGATTGGGCAAGCTAGAGTGACACCAGCAGTTATATCACTCTTCCTTTGTCCTCATTAATACCAAATACAGCAGAAAAAATACAGATTACATATAACGGAATGAAGGACGGACAGTATTAGGAGTAGATACAAAATAATGATTAAACTCCCTGCTTTAGAGAAATGTAAAATGGGTAAGTAAGTATGCCGAGAACAAAGCTCAACACACAGCCAATAATCAGAAACCCTGACTTGATTTGGTAGATATCATCACCCCCGTCCCAaccaaaaaaggagaagaagaaatagaaaaaagggtGGGCTGTGGGGTTTGAGGTATGATCATAACTAAGTAATCGTACAGCTTAACATTCAATCAATTGAGACATCCTCCTGGTCACAATGAATTTCCATTCATTTTACCAAATGataaaatgaaaggaaaaatatgagtgctGCAATACTACATAACTATAATATCTAAGGAGTAAATATACCAGACAGCCAATTTGCTACTACTGCTACTCCCCCTTGACGACAGTTTCTAATACACCTTTTGGACCGCCAAAAGCCACAATTAAAGGCTTCTCTAAATCTATCAAAATCATAAGGGAAAAACCAATGGGATGTCTCGGGAGattatttataggaaatattTGCTGAAGGAAATGCCCAGGTTTTATATGGCCTTTGgttaaaagggcgtacccagtgtacgaggctcccgccactgcagggtctggggagggtcataatatacaagccttacccctgctttgcagagaggctgtttccagagacttgaacccgtgaccacttggtcacaatggagcaacctaaccgttgcaccaaggtccatcCTCTTTATATGGCCTTTGGTTGCCTCATAAAATATATaagaaataataatagaaaTAGGCATCTTAAGTTATTCTCAGAACCAATGAGTGAATGAAACAGTAACTAAGACTACTCAGAAGCAGCTACAAATATTTCAATTAGTACCTCGTGAAAATTACAGGAATAGTGTCACTGAGTGTTTTTGGAAGTGCAAGACAAGGAAAGAAGTCACCTTATTGGTTAGTAAATAAGCAGTTGTCTCTCATACAACAATATGTTAAGGATGTGCAAGCTATAGCAGATGCTTACCAAACCTACGTGCAACTTGAGGCTTTTTGAACAAAGGAAACATTCTTCCCAGTCCTTTCATTATTATTAGatttttgttatatatatatcccCAAAGAAATCATAAACTTGCAGCAGAGTCACAGATGCTGAAATAAGTTGTTCCTTCCCATAGAATCCACCTTCCTGAATAACATCCTACTAGACCAATTATTGTAGTTCATAACATTTGCATGACATTTCCCAAAATAAGATCTTTTGGCAATTGTTGACAACATAGAAAACAGTACTGGAATCTTCAAAATCATATATTCATCATAGGTATATGGCACTAACAGTTCTTTTTCAAATCTGCACTGCTATCTCAAACCccaccccaaaataaaaatgttgCTGCAACCCTTTACCTGACGAGGGATATTGGTTTCATATGACAGCGTGAAATTCCCACCATTAAGATCAATCTTGTTGTCTTTACAATGATGGTAAAAAACTTTACAAATCGCCATAACTAAGCGCACCCCTCCATAATAACCTTCATTTTGTAAGCGATTCACCTGCAAGATGAATCTGTAAGCATGCTGATGAAATGGAAATTTAAAAGCGATCAGATACAGATAAAGACATTCATAACAGAACTGCAAACCAAAGAACAGCTTGAGTTAGAACTGATAATATTTGTAAAGCGACTTTAGCATGAAATATTTTACATATTTGAGGTTCAAAGATGGAGTAATAACTTTGAAAGTGAATGCTTTAGTCAATAAATCTGTTTAATTAGAGCATGCACAATAACACCATGCATACAAAAAAACCTAGAGCCAAGGGAAAACAATTTAAGATTAGAGTTGCCTTATTGAGTTTAAATTTAACaaattcaaagttcaaaaaaGCCAACCCAAGACTTCTCTTGCTGTGTAGGCTACTTAACCAATCAACTGGATGGCAAGATGATGCAGATCTGAAAGTGTATTCAAGGAGGAAGAAGGCTGCTGCCTAGCAGCcacgattttgatttttgtacctgggttgttttaatttttttcttatgcCTAGTTTTGGTTCAGTTAGATTAACCGGttgggtcaatttaagttgtggtttaatttaagtaagttattagattttattttaccttGGGTAATTGTTAGTAGTTAACTCACATCAGTTAGAAACTGATTGCGCCTCGTACTCCAAGCAAAGAGGGGCCGGTTGGAGTTTCCTATTTGGTCCCTTGCTGCTTTTCTCTATTATTATCTACAGAAGCAACCCAAGAGGGCAGACTAAGCCCACGATTTGTCTAAGAAAACATAGCTGTTGCTGCTTGCTGCTCTCCCGTGGAGATTCCTTGGTGTGTGATCTAAGGAGGAAGGGACTAGTGTTCGATCAAGTTGACTCCTTGCGGTGTGAAACCCAGGAGGCTGATTCATGCTTGTGTTTTCATCCTACCATTGTTCTGAGGCTGTTAGAAGACTCTTCTCTG encodes:
- the LOC122672484 gene encoding glucuronokinase 1-like, whose translation is MVELDDGCNSEKRRSRITMSNDDGSIAIIEHKAYARVGFLGNPSDVYFGRTISFSVGNFYASVKLEPSDNLIIRPHPRHDLVQFNSMDQMVNRLQNEGYYGGVRLVMAICKVFYHHCKDNKIDLNGGNFTLSYETNIPRQTGLSGSSAIVCAALNCLLDFYKVRHLVKVEIRPNLILDAEKQLGIVAGLQDRVAQVYGGLVYMDFSKEHMDDLGHGIYTPMDVSVLPPLYLIYAENPSDSGKVHSTVCKRWLDGDEFIISSMTEVANVAFEGRTALLEKDYTRLAELINRNFELRRQMFGDDALGSLNIEMVEVARRVGAASKFTGSGGAVIAFCPDGPSQVKLLEDACQKAGFVVQQAVIVPSFLNEIDLKTLPSK